Within the Maribacter sp. BPC-D8 genome, the region TTGTTGGGTTAGTATATTATAATGAATTCATCCTAAAAGAACACTCATAGATAGAAGTTTCAATATGAAGTTTTTAAAAAATCATCCTTTTGCGGTAGAAGCTTTTTTTGAAAGTTCGGTTGTGTTGACTTTTGCAGTGCCAAAGGAAGAACTTATTCAATATATACCAAGCTGTTTAGAATTAGATACGTTTCAAGCTGAATGGGCATTTATAGCTGTTGCTATGGTGAAAACAAAGAATCTTCGTCCAAAAGGTTTTCCAAAGATGTTAGGCAATGATTTCTTCCTATTAGGGTATAGAATTTTTGTACGATATAGAAATAACGCAGGTAAAAGTTTACGAGGTCTTTATATAATTAAATCGGAAACTGATAAAAGAAAAATGGAATTGTTAGGTAATATTTTTACTCATTATAAATATTCTAAAACAGATATAAACGAATTTAAAAAGGATAATTTTCGAGTAATAAAATCAGATAAATCAGATTTTGAGATA harbors:
- a CDS encoding DUF2071 domain-containing protein; translation: MKFLKNHPFAVEAFFESSVVLTFAVPKEELIQYIPSCLELDTFQAEWAFIAVAMVKTKNLRPKGFPKMLGNDFFLLGYRIFVRYRNNAGKSLRGLYIIKSETDKRKMELLGNIFTHYKYSKTDINEFKKDNFRVIKSDKSDFEIVISDAKASNEIPCDSPFENWKDARKFAGPLPHTFTYDSIDNSVLIIQGIRQNWTPKPITVENYYFGFLNNFKFKKMILASAFEITNIPYYWKKGKIEKWD